The following coding sequences are from one Streptomyces sp. NBC_01485 window:
- a CDS encoding DJ-1/PfpI family protein produces the protein MTTKILIVTGDAAESLEVLYPYQRLREEGYEVHIAAPTRKKLQFVVHDFEPGFDTYTEKPGYTWPADLAFSEVDPGQYAAVVIPGGRAPEYLRNDPELRKILKSFFDADKPVAQICHGPLLTAAADALRGRHVTAYPALELDMQSAGAVFQDAEAVVDGTLVSARAWPDHPAWMREFLTVLRAKAPVT, from the coding sequence ATGACCACGAAAATCCTCATCGTCACCGGCGACGCAGCGGAATCCCTGGAAGTCCTCTACCCCTACCAGCGCCTCCGCGAGGAAGGCTACGAGGTCCACATCGCCGCCCCCACCCGCAAGAAGCTCCAGTTCGTCGTCCACGACTTCGAACCCGGCTTCGACACCTACACCGAGAAGCCCGGCTACACCTGGCCCGCCGACCTCGCCTTCTCCGAGGTCGACCCCGGCCAGTACGCCGCCGTCGTCATCCCCGGCGGCCGCGCCCCCGAGTACCTCCGCAACGACCCCGAACTCCGCAAGATCCTCAAGTCGTTCTTCGACGCCGACAAGCCCGTGGCCCAGATCTGCCACGGCCCCCTGCTCACCGCGGCCGCCGACGCCCTCCGCGGCCGCCACGTCACGGCGTACCCGGCCCTGGAGCTCGACATGCAGTCGGCCGGCGCCGTCTTCCAGGACGCCGAGGCAGTGGTCGACGGCACCCTGGTCTCCGCCCGCGCCTGGCCGGACCACCCGGCCTGGATGCGCGAATTCCTGACGGTACTGCGCGCAAAGGCACCGGTGACCTGA
- a CDS encoding HAD family hydrolase, translating into MGMQQEAAHIVWDWNGTLLDDNDAIIGATNAAFAELGLEPLTLERYRALYCVPVPRFYERLMGRLPTDAEWEVMDEVFHRYYAEHRVRCGLTEGVVELLAGWRSAGHSQSLLSMYVHEELVPLVRGFGIEPHFVRVDGRTGPSGGSKAEHMVRHLRALGGVAPARTVVIGDAADDAVAALHVGARAVLYTGGSHSRASLEGVGVPVVDTLGEAVEVAGRLAAAA; encoded by the coding sequence ATGGGGATGCAGCAGGAAGCGGCGCACATCGTCTGGGACTGGAACGGGACGCTGCTCGACGACAATGACGCGATCATCGGGGCGACGAACGCGGCGTTCGCCGAGCTTGGGCTGGAGCCGCTCACGTTGGAGCGGTACCGGGCGCTGTACTGCGTGCCGGTGCCCAGGTTCTACGAGCGGCTGATGGGAAGGCTGCCCACGGATGCCGAGTGGGAGGTCATGGACGAGGTCTTCCACCGGTACTACGCGGAGCACCGGGTGCGGTGCGGGCTCACCGAGGGGGTGGTGGAGCTGCTCGCGGGGTGGCGGTCGGCGGGGCACAGCCAGTCGCTGCTGAGCATGTACGTGCACGAGGAGCTCGTGCCGCTGGTCCGGGGGTTCGGGATCGAGCCGCATTTCGTGCGGGTCGACGGGCGGACCGGGCCGTCCGGGGGCAGCAAGGCCGAGCACATGGTGCGGCACCTGCGGGCGCTGGGCGGGGTCGCGCCGGCACGCACGGTGGTGATCGGGGACGCCGCCGACGACGCGGTGGCCGCCCTGCATGTGGGGGCGCGGGCCGTGTTGTACACCGGGGGGTCGCACAGTCGGGCCAGCTTGGAGGGGGTGGGGGTGCCGGTGGTGGACACGTTGGGGGAGGCGGTGGAGGTCGCGGGGCGGTTGGCTGCGGCTGCGTAG